The following proteins are co-located in the Myxococcus fulvus genome:
- a CDS encoding GNAT family N-acetyltransferase — protein sequence MPTETPLRLRILDAVTDVPAADWDALAGLDAPPFIKHAWLAAMEESGSATEETGWAPHHLTLWRGGTLVAAAPAYRKFHSMGEYIYDFGWADAAARLGVEYYPKLIVGGPLSPATVPRLLVASGEDVPALRKALLAAAVESAQEAGCSSVHFLYPTDDEADFLEEQGLARRVTLQFHWKNPGYGGYDDYLSRFDSKRRNQLKRERAAAATQGILLRTVRTTELTAAHAKRAYEFYTATCERHAWGQIQLTPGFFSRVFQAMPDQVEMVEAVREGRVIAGAFNLATKERLYGRYWGSTEEHPFLHFHVCLYHSVDDCIRAGRKVFEPGAGGEHKVSRGFEPTAVHSAHVIFDRRLDGAVRDYVRRERARLNMAVEEAEQICGLKPWPLKQASGT from the coding sequence GTGCCTACAGAGACTCCGCTCCGCCTCCGTATCCTCGACGCAGTGACAGACGTCCCGGCCGCTGACTGGGACGCGCTGGCCGGCCTGGACGCACCGCCCTTCATCAAGCACGCGTGGCTGGCGGCGATGGAGGAGAGCGGCAGTGCCACCGAGGAGACCGGCTGGGCGCCGCATCACCTGACGCTGTGGCGGGGCGGGACGCTGGTGGCCGCGGCGCCCGCGTATCGCAAGTTCCACAGCATGGGCGAGTACATCTACGACTTCGGCTGGGCGGACGCGGCGGCCCGGCTGGGCGTGGAGTACTACCCGAAGCTCATCGTCGGCGGGCCGCTGTCCCCGGCCACGGTGCCGCGCCTGCTGGTGGCCTCGGGAGAGGACGTGCCCGCGCTGCGCAAGGCGCTGCTCGCCGCGGCGGTGGAGAGCGCGCAGGAGGCGGGCTGCTCGTCGGTGCACTTCCTCTACCCGACGGACGACGAGGCGGACTTCCTGGAGGAGCAGGGGCTGGCGCGCCGGGTGACGCTCCAGTTCCATTGGAAGAACCCGGGGTACGGCGGGTACGACGACTATCTCTCGCGGTTCGACTCCAAGCGGCGAAACCAGCTCAAGCGCGAGCGGGCGGCGGCGGCCACGCAGGGAATCCTGCTGCGCACGGTGCGGACCACGGAGCTGACGGCGGCGCACGCGAAGCGCGCGTATGAGTTCTACACGGCCACGTGCGAGCGGCACGCGTGGGGGCAGATACAGCTCACGCCGGGGTTCTTCTCGCGGGTGTTCCAGGCGATGCCGGACCAGGTGGAGATGGTGGAGGCGGTGCGCGAGGGGCGGGTCATCGCGGGGGCCTTCAACCTGGCGACGAAGGAGCGGCTCTATGGCCGCTATTGGGGCAGCACGGAGGAGCACCCGTTCCTGCACTTCCACGTGTGCCTGTATCACTCGGTGGACGACTGCATCCGCGCGGGGCGCAAGGTGTTCGAGCCGGGCGCGGGTGGTGAGCACAAGGTGTCGCGAGGCTTCGAGCCCACGGCGGTGCACAGCGCGCACGTCATCTTCGACCGCAGGCTGGACGGCGCGGTGCGCGACTACGTGCGCCGCGAGCGGGCGCGGCTGAACATGGCGGTGGAGGAGGCCGAGCAGATCTGCGGCCTCAAGCCCTGGCCCCTGAAGCAGGCCAGCGGCACCTGA
- a CDS encoding phage tail protein produces MSEPYIGEIRMFAGNFAPRGWAFCQGQILSIAQNTALFSILGTTYGGNGQTTFALPDLRGRYPMQPGQGPGLSPRTLGEQGGSETVTLISTQMPAHTHSLNVSSQQGDTETPVGTVLAADNAGAIFNYRAAPIDGTMNPAAIGVAGGSQPHNNMSPFLCINFIIALEGIFPSRN; encoded by the coding sequence ATGTCCGAGCCATACATTGGTGAAATCCGCATGTTCGCGGGCAACTTCGCGCCGCGCGGTTGGGCCTTCTGCCAGGGGCAGATTCTCTCCATCGCGCAGAACACCGCGCTGTTCTCGATCCTGGGCACCACGTATGGGGGCAACGGGCAGACGACGTTCGCGCTGCCGGACCTGCGCGGCCGCTACCCGATGCAGCCGGGCCAGGGGCCGGGGCTGTCGCCGCGGACGCTCGGCGAGCAGGGCGGCTCCGAGACGGTGACGCTGATTTCGACCCAGATGCCGGCGCACACCCACAGCCTCAACGTCAGCTCGCAGCAGGGTGACACGGAGACGCCGGTGGGCACGGTGCTCGCGGCGGACAACGCCGGCGCCATCTTCAACTACCGCGCGGCGCCCATCGACGGGACCATGAACCCGGCGGCCATCGGCGTCGCGGGCGGCAGCCAGCCCCACAACAACATGTCGCCGTTCCTCTGCATCAACTTCATCATCGCGCTGGAAGGCATCTTCCCCTCGCGCAACTGA
- a CDS encoding DUF7151 family protein, whose product MAQMKWQGAATWSRWLTALPVVAMLSLTGCDEGQQGPQGPQGPQGPAGPAGEQGPAGAQGPAGAQGAAGPKGDTGDTGPMGPQGPQGPEGPAGGPQGPQGPEGKRSLARTSVEDAGANCATGGVRIDTGVDDDSDGTLDEDEVDATSYVCNGPQGPQGARGETGAQGPVGPQGEVGPRGEAGPRGETGAVGPIGPRGETGPQGEQGPRGEQGLRGEQGPQGLRGETGPQGAAGIHSVAATAAEGNGANCATGGVRLQFGQDTNGNNVLDPGEVNAALTRYVCNGAQGVQGLPGATGATGATGATGATGATGAQGPVGATGATGPQGPAGSTGVFGDGSAGAFSVANTVDLTTVSGFASLAGRHHMQFTTVNITGTLIVPSGTVIRATGDVTISGTVIVDPGSLDTGPGGADSGLSRAPAGEPTGGLGVSPVHAAQLLRPGNKGGGSGARTVAGPFGGGGGSLVILSQGTVRIQGSGVINASGASGGNVVDNTPGAGGGAGGVVVILGKAGVVVQGFVRAQGNNGVNGNNLGGAGKGGGGGGGGGIIQVVSTVSPTVSGGLVVTGGAPGTTAAPTGASQVIQAGGGGGAMGGAGGSGGGGNTTTPIQPGAGADGYVIQTVVPTPENLFL is encoded by the coding sequence ATGGCTCAGATGAAATGGCAAGGCGCCGCGACCTGGTCGCGGTGGCTGACGGCTCTACCCGTGGTGGCGATGCTGTCGTTGACCGGATGTGACGAAGGTCAGCAGGGGCCACAGGGGCCGCAGGGTCCACAGGGGCCCGCGGGGCCTGCCGGTGAGCAGGGACCCGCGGGGGCGCAGGGGCCCGCGGGCGCGCAGGGTGCCGCGGGTCCGAAGGGTGACACGGGCGACACGGGCCCCATGGGTCCGCAGGGGCCTCAGGGTCCAGAGGGCCCCGCGGGTGGGCCGCAGGGTCCCCAGGGGCCCGAGGGCAAGCGCTCCCTGGCTCGCACGTCCGTGGAGGACGCCGGCGCCAACTGCGCGACGGGCGGCGTGAGAATCGACACCGGCGTCGACGACGACAGCGATGGGACGCTGGACGAAGACGAGGTGGATGCCACCAGCTACGTGTGCAACGGCCCCCAGGGTCCGCAGGGCGCGCGCGGTGAGACGGGCGCGCAGGGCCCCGTGGGACCCCAGGGTGAGGTGGGTCCTCGGGGTGAGGCGGGTCCTCGCGGTGAGACCGGCGCGGTGGGCCCCATCGGCCCCCGCGGTGAGACGGGACCCCAGGGCGAGCAGGGCCCGCGCGGCGAGCAGGGCCTGCGCGGCGAGCAGGGGCCGCAGGGCCTGCGCGGCGAGACGGGTCCGCAGGGCGCCGCGGGCATCCACTCGGTCGCGGCCACGGCCGCCGAGGGCAATGGCGCCAACTGCGCGACGGGCGGCGTGCGGCTGCAGTTCGGCCAGGATACCAACGGCAACAACGTGCTGGACCCGGGCGAGGTCAACGCGGCGCTGACGCGCTACGTGTGCAACGGGGCGCAGGGGGTGCAGGGGCTGCCCGGCGCGACGGGTGCCACCGGCGCGACGGGTGCCACCGGCGCCACGGGTGCGACGGGCGCGCAGGGCCCCGTGGGAGCCACGGGCGCGACGGGGCCTCAGGGCCCGGCGGGCTCGACGGGCGTGTTCGGTGATGGCTCGGCCGGCGCGTTCAGCGTCGCGAACACGGTCGACCTGACCACGGTGAGCGGGTTCGCCTCCCTCGCGGGGCGGCACCACATGCAGTTCACCACCGTCAACATCACCGGCACGCTCATCGTCCCGAGCGGCACCGTCATCCGGGCCACGGGCGACGTCACCATCAGCGGCACCGTCATCGTCGACCCGGGCTCGTTGGACACGGGCCCGGGCGGGGCGGATTCGGGCCTGTCCCGTGCTCCGGCGGGTGAGCCCACGGGTGGGCTCGGTGTCTCGCCCGTGCATGCGGCGCAGCTGCTGCGGCCCGGCAACAAGGGCGGCGGCTCGGGCGCGCGCACCGTGGCGGGCCCGTTCGGCGGCGGCGGTGGCTCGCTGGTCATCCTCTCCCAGGGCACCGTGCGCATCCAGGGCTCGGGCGTCATCAACGCCTCTGGCGCGTCGGGTGGCAACGTGGTGGACAACACCCCCGGCGCCGGTGGTGGCGCGGGCGGCGTGGTGGTCATCCTGGGCAAGGCCGGCGTGGTGGTGCAGGGCTTCGTCCGCGCGCAGGGCAACAACGGCGTGAACGGCAACAACCTGGGCGGCGCGGGCAAGGGAGGCGGAGGCGGTGGTGGTGGCGGCATCATCCAGGTCGTCTCCACGGTGTCGCCCACCGTCTCCGGCGGCCTCGTGGTGACGGGCGGCGCGCCCGGGACGACGGCGGCCCCCACCGGCGCCAGCCAGGTCATCCAGGCGGGCGGTGGCGGTGGCGCCATGGGCGGCGCGGGTGGCTCGGGTGGTGGCGGAAACACCACGACCCCCATCCAGCCCGGCGCGGGCGCGGATGGCTACGTCATCCAGACGGTGGTGCCGACCCCGGAGAACCTCTTCCTCTGA
- a CDS encoding AI-2E family transporter produces the protein MAELDGAKQRSQVTPKTVFTVCFAVLAVVALVVLVVRTRVALTLTGIAALIALALEHGVSRLERWRVPRALAIALMLTGALTVLATLALLVIPATAAQVDALVVQWPQLWQEVRDSRPFRGLNTRLHNLGWMRPLEDATPELATGTLPSLLMYALGSMVGLVGGALSVFFLVVFMLVFGGGLLKRMLDLPKPEHRLRYVRVMRNVYRATGGYLTGLTLICTFNALLTSAVLAAMGVPYFLPLGIMSGFSSMVPYAGPVVAGGFITLLTWATGGMWMAMGVLAYFVLYGQLEGNVLAPLVFRRTVHVNPLLILLAVLFCAELGGIVGAVVAVPVAATVQIIIREILLFRQERRIARPEAPPPPSVLT, from the coding sequence GTGGCGGAGCTGGATGGAGCGAAGCAGCGCTCTCAGGTGACACCGAAGACGGTGTTCACCGTGTGTTTCGCGGTGCTGGCGGTGGTGGCGCTCGTGGTGCTCGTGGTGCGCACGCGCGTGGCGCTCACGTTGACGGGCATCGCGGCGCTGATTGCGCTCGCGCTGGAGCACGGCGTGTCGCGGCTGGAGCGCTGGCGGGTGCCGCGCGCCCTGGCCATCGCGCTGATGCTGACCGGCGCCCTGACGGTGCTGGCGACGCTGGCGCTGCTGGTGATTCCGGCGACGGCGGCGCAGGTGGACGCGCTCGTGGTGCAGTGGCCGCAGCTCTGGCAGGAGGTGCGCGACTCCCGCCCGTTCCGCGGGCTGAACACGCGGCTCCACAACCTGGGCTGGATGCGGCCGCTCGAGGACGCGACGCCAGAGCTGGCGACGGGGACGCTGCCGTCGCTGCTCATGTACGCGCTGGGCAGCATGGTGGGGCTCGTCGGTGGCGCGCTGAGCGTCTTCTTCCTGGTCGTGTTCATGCTCGTCTTCGGTGGCGGCCTGCTCAAGCGGATGCTCGATTTGCCGAAGCCCGAGCACCGGCTCCGCTACGTGCGCGTGATGCGCAACGTGTACCGGGCCACCGGCGGCTACCTGACGGGGCTCACGCTCATCTGCACGTTCAACGCGCTGCTCACCTCCGCGGTGCTCGCGGCCATGGGCGTGCCGTACTTCCTGCCGCTGGGCATCATGAGCGGCTTCTCCAGCATGGTGCCCTACGCGGGGCCCGTGGTGGCCGGAGGCTTCATCACCCTGCTGACGTGGGCCACGGGCGGCATGTGGATGGCGATGGGCGTGCTGGCGTACTTCGTCCTGTACGGGCAGCTCGAGGGCAACGTGCTGGCGCCGCTCGTCTTCCGACGCACGGTGCACGTCAACCCGCTGCTCATCCTGCTCGCGGTGCTCTTCTGCGCGGAGCTGGGAGGCATCGTCGGCGCGGTGGTGGCGGTGCCCGTCGCGGCCACGGTGCAGATCATCATCCGCGAAATCCTCCTCTTCCGGCAGGAGCGCCGCATCGCGAGGCCCGAGGCTCCACCACCGCCCTCCGTGCTGACCTGA
- a CDS encoding sugar O-acetyltransferase gives MARTEMEKMLAGELYNGWDAQLTAARSRARRLLRAYNDTLMEDEDLRKQLLGQLLGQVGEGVYLEPPFHCDYGTFIQLGKRVYMNFQCVILDCNRVTIGDDVSFGPNVHIYAATHPLDADERIKGPELSKPVTIGAKTWVGGGTIILPGVTVGEGVTLGAGSVVTKDVPPYVLAAGNPARVIRALR, from the coding sequence ATGGCACGGACCGAGATGGAGAAGATGCTGGCCGGCGAGCTGTACAACGGCTGGGACGCGCAGCTCACGGCGGCGCGCTCCCGGGCGCGGCGGCTGCTACGCGCCTACAACGACACGCTCATGGAGGACGAGGACCTGCGCAAGCAGCTGCTCGGGCAGCTCCTCGGCCAGGTGGGCGAGGGCGTCTACCTGGAGCCGCCGTTCCACTGCGACTACGGCACCTTCATCCAGTTGGGCAAGCGCGTGTACATGAACTTCCAGTGCGTCATCCTGGATTGCAACCGGGTGACGATTGGGGACGACGTGTCCTTCGGCCCCAACGTGCACATCTACGCGGCCACGCACCCGCTCGACGCGGACGAGCGCATCAAGGGCCCGGAGCTGTCCAAGCCCGTCACCATCGGCGCGAAGACGTGGGTGGGCGGCGGCACCATCATCCTCCCCGGCGTCACCGTCGGGGAGGGCGTCACGCTGGGCGCCGGCAGCGTGGTGACGAAGGACGTGCCACCCTACGTCCTCGCCGCGGGCAACCCGGCCCGCGTCATCCGCGCGCTGCGCTGA
- a CDS encoding DUF1338 domain-containing protein, translated as MSTSQATRLLDLLWERYASEVPYARTFVQLSGGSFRNDHVALRSLARPGGGIALFSRPFERLGWKPAGAYTFPDAHLSAIYLSHPEGLPRVFISELKSEELSPRARELLATLPDDPPPPEDVDALASWFCSPPPPSEAALLELEKESQYGAWLLAFGRKVNHFTGSVDDVEAWQHRMREAGVPMKADIEGAPGTSLRQTATQAAPLSVALREGGRRPWPYAYFEIAQRAPDFDGFLGPQARALFDMTKR; from the coding sequence ATGTCGACCTCACAAGCCACCCGACTGTTGGACCTCCTCTGGGAGCGCTATGCCTCGGAGGTGCCGTACGCGCGCACCTTCGTGCAGCTCTCCGGGGGCAGCTTCCGCAATGACCACGTCGCGCTGCGCTCGCTGGCCCGGCCCGGCGGAGGCATCGCGCTGTTCTCGCGGCCCTTCGAGCGGCTGGGCTGGAAGCCGGCGGGGGCGTACACGTTCCCCGACGCGCACCTGTCCGCCATCTACCTGTCGCACCCGGAGGGGCTGCCGCGCGTCTTCATCTCCGAGCTGAAGTCGGAGGAGCTGTCGCCGCGCGCCCGGGAGCTGCTCGCCACGCTGCCGGACGATCCGCCCCCGCCCGAGGACGTGGACGCGCTGGCGTCGTGGTTCTGCTCGCCGCCGCCGCCGTCGGAGGCCGCGCTGCTGGAGCTGGAGAAGGAGTCGCAGTACGGCGCCTGGCTGCTCGCCTTCGGCCGCAAGGTGAACCACTTCACCGGCTCCGTGGACGACGTGGAGGCGTGGCAGCACCGCATGCGGGAGGCGGGCGTGCCCATGAAGGCGGACATCGAGGGCGCGCCGGGCACGTCGCTCAGGCAGACGGCCACCCAGGCGGCCCCGCTGTCGGTGGCCCTGCGCGAGGGAGGCCGTCGCCCCTGGCCCTACGCGTACTTCGAGATTGCTCAGCGCGCGCCGGACTTCGACGGCTTCCTGGGCCCGCAGGCGCGCGCGCTGTTCGACATGACGAAGCGCTGA
- the bioA gene encoding adenosylmethionine--8-amino-7-oxononanoate transaminase, whose product MERADIVKLDKQHVWHPYTAMEAYIAGTNPLVIARSEGPYLFDVDGRRYLDANGSWWVSTLGHRHPRLVRTLVEQAGRLPHVSLAGITHEPAAALAAELVAIAPGAQRAEVPSGERLSRVFYSDNGSTAVEVAIKMAAQYWAQNGQPQRTRFITLTGAFHGETLGSTSVGGVREFRDIFGPLLFDVVHVPSPAEEGGWERAFAQVQAALREHPEDIAGVIVEPIIQGASGMQMYSPDFLRAVREATRAVDTFLIADEVFTGLGRTGARFAVDLAGVVPDLLCLAKALSGGLMPFAVTLASERIFSGFLGASSRALYYGHSYCGNPLGAAIAREVLAVYRDEDVLGQVARKAPKVKAAFERMAATIPGLVRPRAVGMVGAVDLGGGGYLASGGWRVYEAARKRGLYLRPLGDTVYIAPALNIPDAALDELLGGMEESLREVAGG is encoded by the coding sequence ATGGAGCGGGCCGACATCGTCAAGCTGGACAAGCAGCACGTCTGGCACCCGTACACCGCCATGGAGGCGTACATCGCGGGGACGAACCCGCTGGTCATCGCGCGCTCGGAGGGCCCCTACCTCTTCGACGTCGACGGGCGGCGCTACCTGGACGCCAACGGCTCCTGGTGGGTGTCCACCCTGGGCCACCGTCACCCTCGGCTGGTTCGCACCCTCGTCGAGCAGGCGGGCCGGCTGCCCCATGTCTCGCTCGCCGGAATCACGCACGAGCCCGCCGCCGCGCTCGCCGCCGAGCTGGTCGCCATCGCCCCGGGCGCACAGCGCGCGGAGGTGCCCTCCGGGGAGCGCCTGTCGCGCGTCTTCTACTCGGACAACGGGAGCACCGCGGTGGAGGTGGCCATCAAGATGGCCGCGCAGTACTGGGCGCAGAACGGTCAGCCCCAGCGCACGCGCTTCATCACGCTGACGGGCGCGTTCCATGGTGAGACGCTGGGCTCCACCAGCGTGGGCGGCGTGCGCGAGTTCCGCGACATCTTCGGCCCGCTGCTGTTCGACGTGGTGCACGTGCCCTCGCCGGCGGAGGAGGGCGGCTGGGAGCGCGCCTTCGCCCAGGTCCAGGCCGCGCTGCGCGAGCACCCGGAGGACATCGCGGGCGTCATCGTGGAGCCCATCATCCAGGGCGCCTCCGGCATGCAGATGTACTCGCCGGACTTCCTGCGCGCCGTGCGCGAGGCCACCCGCGCGGTGGATACGTTCCTCATCGCCGACGAGGTCTTCACCGGCCTGGGGCGCACCGGCGCGCGCTTCGCGGTGGACCTGGCGGGCGTGGTGCCGGACCTGCTCTGCCTCGCGAAGGCGCTGTCGGGCGGGTTGATGCCCTTCGCGGTGACGCTCGCGTCGGAGCGCATCTTCTCGGGCTTCCTCGGCGCGTCGTCGCGGGCGCTGTATTACGGGCACTCGTACTGCGGCAACCCGCTGGGCGCGGCCATCGCGCGCGAGGTGCTCGCGGTGTACCGGGACGAGGACGTGCTGGGGCAGGTGGCGCGCAAGGCGCCGAAGGTGAAGGCCGCGTTCGAGCGGATGGCCGCGACGATTCCGGGCCTGGTGCGGCCGCGCGCCGTGGGCATGGTGGGCGCGGTGGACCTGGGCGGCGGTGGCTATCTCGCCAGCGGTGGATGGCGCGTGTACGAGGCCGCGCGCAAGCGGGGACTGTACCTGCGCCCGCTCGGGGACACCGTGTACATCGCCCCCGCGCTGAACATCCCGGACGCCGCGCTCGATGAGCTGCTGGGCGGCATGGAGGAGTCGCTGCGCGAGGTGGCGGGGGGCTGA
- a CDS encoding suppressor of fused domain protein, giving the protein MKAPEKDEDFIQWYEDCWADRDEVEYPKMFGAIDEGVFTLDQTDAIQAWMESEIAQVEGEPDPNWGPMGVRVAKPSPDYPYWTYVTSGLSNPFTIAPGEEVAPDAMSGIGYEMVIHTPEEAKWPVFRLLDMMAYNLVCMRAFALNHRYPVEGTLDGGDSKLSGFVFVRDPSRPDHFALESGKVQLLTLVGVTKNEMAFARSNGMDKLMEKLVAAGSGYITVPERDEVKL; this is encoded by the coding sequence ATGAAAGCCCCGGAGAAGGACGAAGACTTCATCCAGTGGTACGAGGACTGCTGGGCGGACCGCGATGAAGTCGAGTACCCCAAGATGTTCGGCGCCATCGATGAAGGCGTCTTCACCCTCGACCAGACGGACGCCATCCAGGCCTGGATGGAGAGCGAAATCGCGCAGGTAGAAGGTGAACCGGACCCCAACTGGGGCCCCATGGGCGTACGAGTGGCCAAGCCCAGCCCGGACTACCCCTACTGGACCTACGTCACCAGTGGCCTGTCCAACCCCTTCACCATCGCCCCCGGTGAGGAAGTCGCCCCCGACGCCATGAGCGGCATCGGCTACGAGATGGTCATCCACACCCCGGAGGAGGCCAAGTGGCCCGTGTTCCGGCTGCTGGACATGATGGCCTACAACCTCGTGTGCATGCGCGCCTTCGCGCTCAACCACCGCTACCCCGTCGAGGGCACGCTGGACGGCGGAGACTCCAAGCTCAGCGGCTTCGTCTTCGTCAGGGACCCGTCGCGCCCCGACCACTTCGCCCTGGAGAGCGGCAAGGTGCAGCTGCTCACGCTCGTCGGCGTCACCAAGAACGAGATGGCCTTCGCGCGCTCCAACGGCATGGACAAGCTGATGGAGAAGCTGGTCGCCGCGGGCTCGGGCTACATCACCGTGCCCGAGCGCGACGAAGTGAAGCTGTAG
- a CDS encoding acyl-CoA desaturase has product MAVLIFFVSHWLLCVFFQSFFQHRYAAHRMYTMGPRTERVMHLLTYLVQGSSYLSPKAYAILHREHHAFSDTEKDPHSPHFFTDVFRMMLHTKTRYDDFASGKGETEKRFLGGYPEWKLVDDTLRTSWVATLGWVAFYSSFYVLFATSPWQFLLLPVHFLMGPVHGAIVNWCGHKYGYRNFDSSDKSRNTLPVEVLCMGELFQNNHHKYGSSPNFAARRFEVDPTWQVMRVLAKLGVIRIATPQRAVWPEPREAAREAGAARAA; this is encoded by the coding sequence ATGGCCGTCCTCATCTTCTTCGTCTCGCACTGGCTGCTCTGTGTGTTCTTCCAGAGCTTCTTCCAGCACCGGTACGCCGCGCACCGCATGTACACCATGGGTCCGCGCACGGAGCGGGTGATGCACCTGCTCACCTATCTGGTGCAGGGCTCGTCGTACCTGTCGCCCAAGGCCTACGCGATTCTTCACCGCGAGCACCACGCCTTCTCGGACACGGAGAAGGACCCGCACTCGCCGCACTTCTTCACGGACGTGTTCCGGATGATGCTGCACACGAAGACGCGCTACGACGACTTCGCCTCGGGCAAGGGTGAGACGGAGAAGCGCTTCCTCGGGGGCTATCCCGAGTGGAAGCTGGTGGACGACACGCTGCGCACCTCGTGGGTGGCGACGCTGGGCTGGGTGGCGTTCTATTCCTCGTTCTACGTGCTGTTCGCCACGTCGCCCTGGCAGTTCCTGCTGTTGCCGGTGCACTTCCTGATGGGGCCGGTGCACGGGGCCATCGTGAACTGGTGTGGCCACAAGTACGGCTACCGGAACTTCGACAGCAGCGACAAGTCGCGCAACACGCTGCCCGTGGAGGTGCTGTGCATGGGTGAGCTGTTCCAGAACAACCACCACAAGTACGGCAGCAGCCCGAACTTCGCGGCGCGCAGGTTCGAGGTGGACCCCACGTGGCAGGTGATGCGCGTGCTGGCGAAGCTGGGTGTCATCCGCATCGCCACGCCCCAGCGTGCGGTGTGGCCGGAGCCCCGCGAGGCGGCGCGTGAGGCAGGGGCCGCCCGGGCGGCCTGA
- a CDS encoding GNAT family N-acetyltransferase, whose product MLPGTVPLTSRPRAPSDDGFLFDLYASTRAGELATWGWTPAQREAFLRMQWLARGRDWAVRYPTAEDQVVLVAGQPAGRLLVDRGAREWRLVEIALLPSHQRGGLGTRLLRELLDAATQARVPVRLHVLHDSPARGLYARLGFQEEPSTQPPDAGAPYVAMQWSPAPRAG is encoded by the coding sequence ATGCTGCCCGGCACCGTGCCGCTCACCTCGCGTCCCCGCGCTCCCTCCGACGACGGCTTCCTCTTCGACCTGTACGCCAGCACGCGTGCGGGCGAGCTGGCGACGTGGGGTTGGACACCCGCGCAGCGCGAGGCGTTCCTGCGCATGCAGTGGTTGGCCCGCGGGCGGGACTGGGCCGTGCGTTATCCGACGGCCGAGGACCAGGTGGTGTTGGTGGCGGGTCAGCCCGCCGGCAGGCTGCTGGTGGACCGAGGTGCGCGGGAGTGGCGATTGGTGGAGATCGCCCTGCTTCCCTCCCACCAGCGCGGTGGCTTGGGGACGCGGCTCTTGCGTGAGCTGTTGGACGCGGCCACGCAGGCCCGGGTGCCCGTGCGGCTGCACGTGCTGCACGACAGTCCCGCGCGCGGGCTGTACGCCCGGCTGGGCTTCCAGGAGGAGCCGTCGACACAGCCCCCGGACGCGGGGGCCCCGTATGTCGCCATGCAGTGGAGTCCCGCGCCGCGCGCGGGGTGA